One genomic segment of Salvia miltiorrhiza cultivar Shanhuang (shh) unplaced genomic scaffold, IMPLAD_Smil_shh original_scaffold_464, whole genome shotgun sequence includes these proteins:
- the LOC131004861 gene encoding protease Do-like 8, chloroplastic isoform X4 yields the protein MQAIIICSTSTIPPLKSLTLTSNLFSGKHLPFLGRRKLCCDVVSRLPVPPAPRDEKNHLEVVQQNFLPENFPQTTRRTFFARLLMCCSYGYLLSSRYCPEAFALGDPSVTVEQVTPTVFPAGALFPSEERIVKLFEKNTYSVVNIFDVTLRPQLNITGVVEVPEGNGSGVVWDDQGHIVTNYHVIGNSLSRKPSTGQVVARVNILASEGIQKNFEGKLIGADRAKDLAVLKVEAPKELLRPINVGSSLSLKVGQQCLAIGNPFGFDHTLTAGVISGLNRDINSQTGVTIGGGIQTDAAINPGNSGGPLLDSKGNLIGINTAIFTQTGTSAGVGFAIPSSTVVKIVPQLIQFGKVVRAGLNVEIAPDLIANQLNVRKGALILQVPKDSLAAKAGLLPTTRGFAGNIVLGDIILAVNDKPIKNRGELFKTLDEYNLGEKVVLKIQRGNDNLEVPFVLEETKE from the exons atGCAAGCAATAATCATTTGCAGCACTTCGACGATTCCGCCTCTCAAATCCCTCACATTGACCTCCAATCTCTTCTCCGGCAAACACCTCCCGTTTCTCGGCCGCCGCAAGCTCTGCTGCGACGTCGTATCTCGTCTCCCCGTTCCTCCTGCTCCCCG CGACGAGAAAAACCACCTTGAAGTCGTCCAGCAAAATTTCCTGCCGGAAAATTTCCCCCAAACGACGCGCCGAACCTTTTTTGCCCGCTTGCTGATGTGTTGTAGCTATGGCTATCTTCTTTCCTCAAGGTACTGTCCAG AAGCATTTGCATTGGGAGATCCATCAGTGACAGTTGAACAAGTGACACCTACTGTTTTCCCTGCTGGGGCACTTTTCCCATCCGAG GAAAGAATTGTCAAACTTTTTGAGAAGAATACTTATTCTGTTGTCAACATATTTGACGTAACTTTGCGGCCGCAGCTTAATATTACTGGCGTGGTCGAG GTTCCTGAAGGAAATGGTTCAGGAGTTGTCTGGGATGATCAGGGTCATATTGTGACAAATTATCATG TTATCGGAAATTCTCTTTCAAGAAAGCCTAGCACAGGTCAAGTTGTTGCTCGTGTTAATATCCTCGCTTCTGAAGG AATACAGAAGAACTTTGAGGGTAAGTTAATTGGTGCTGATCGTGCAAAGGATCTTGCTGTATTGAAG GTTGAAGCTCCAAAGGAGCTGTTGAGGCCTATTAATGTTGGTTCGTCACTGTCTCTTAAAGTGGGTCAGCAGTGCTTAGCAATTGGAAATCCGTTTGGCTTTGATCACACCCTCACAGCTGGCGTCATTAGTGGTTTGAACAGAGACATAAACAGTCAAACTGGAGTTACCATAGGTGGAGGTATTCAGACCGATGCTGCTATCAATCCTGGAAACAG TGGTGGTCCTTTATTGGATTCTAAAGGAAATTTGATTGGGATCAACACTGCAATATTTACTCAGACAG GTACGTCCGCTGGTGTTGGCTTTGCGATCCCTTCATCAACTGTGGTCAAGATAGTCCCTCAGCTGATCCAGTTTGGTAAA GTTGTTCGAGCTGGTTTGAATGTTGAAATTGCACCTGATCTTATTGCAAACCAACTCAATGTTCGAAAGGGGGCTCTAATTTTGCAG GTTCCCAAAGATAGTTTAGCAGCTAAGGCCGGGCTTCTACCAACCACAAGAGGTTTCGCTGGTAATATAGTACTCGGTGATATAATCCTGGCTGTGAATGACAAACCC ATAAAGAACAGGGGAGAATTATTCAAAACATTGGATGAGTATAATTTAGGGGAAAAAGTAGTGCTAAAAATCCAGAGAGGCAATGACAACTTGGAGGTGCCCTTTGTTTTGGAGGAAACTAAGGAATGA
- the LOC131004861 gene encoding protease Do-like 8, chloroplastic isoform X3, producing the protein MQAIIICSTSTIPPLKSLTLTSNLFSGKHLPFLGRRKLCCDVVSRLPVPPAPRSDEKNHLEVVQQNFLPENFPQTTRRTFFARLLMCCSYGYLLSSRYCPEAFALGDPSVTVEQVTPTVFPAGALFPSEERIVKLFEKNTYSVVNIFDVTLRPQLNITGVVEVPEGNGSGVVWDDQGHIVTNYHVIGNSLSRKPSTGQVVARVNILASEGIQKNFEGKLIGADRAKDLAVLKVEAPKELLRPINVGSSLSLKVGQQCLAIGNPFGFDHTLTAGVISGLNRDINSQTGVTIGGGIQTDAAINPGNSGGPLLDSKGNLIGINTAIFTQTGTSAGVGFAIPSSTVVKIVPQLIQFGKVVRAGLNVEIAPDLIANQLNVRKGALILQVPKDSLAAKAGLLPTTRGFAGNIVLGDIILAVNDKPIKNRGELFKTLDEYNLGEKVVLKIQRGNDNLEVPFVLEETKE; encoded by the exons atGCAAGCAATAATCATTTGCAGCACTTCGACGATTCCGCCTCTCAAATCCCTCACATTGACCTCCAATCTCTTCTCCGGCAAACACCTCCCGTTTCTCGGCCGCCGCAAGCTCTGCTGCGACGTCGTATCTCGTCTCCCCGTTCCTCCTGCTCCCCG TAGCGACGAGAAAAACCACCTTGAAGTCGTCCAGCAAAATTTCCTGCCGGAAAATTTCCCCCAAACGACGCGCCGAACCTTTTTTGCCCGCTTGCTGATGTGTTGTAGCTATGGCTATCTTCTTTCCTCAAGGTACTGTCCAG AAGCATTTGCATTGGGAGATCCATCAGTGACAGTTGAACAAGTGACACCTACTGTTTTCCCTGCTGGGGCACTTTTCCCATCCGAG GAAAGAATTGTCAAACTTTTTGAGAAGAATACTTATTCTGTTGTCAACATATTTGACGTAACTTTGCGGCCGCAGCTTAATATTACTGGCGTGGTCGAG GTTCCTGAAGGAAATGGTTCAGGAGTTGTCTGGGATGATCAGGGTCATATTGTGACAAATTATCATG TTATCGGAAATTCTCTTTCAAGAAAGCCTAGCACAGGTCAAGTTGTTGCTCGTGTTAATATCCTCGCTTCTGAAGG AATACAGAAGAACTTTGAGGGTAAGTTAATTGGTGCTGATCGTGCAAAGGATCTTGCTGTATTGAAG GTTGAAGCTCCAAAGGAGCTGTTGAGGCCTATTAATGTTGGTTCGTCACTGTCTCTTAAAGTGGGTCAGCAGTGCTTAGCAATTGGAAATCCGTTTGGCTTTGATCACACCCTCACAGCTGGCGTCATTAGTGGTTTGAACAGAGACATAAACAGTCAAACTGGAGTTACCATAGGTGGAGGTATTCAGACCGATGCTGCTATCAATCCTGGAAACAG TGGTGGTCCTTTATTGGATTCTAAAGGAAATTTGATTGGGATCAACACTGCAATATTTACTCAGACAG GTACGTCCGCTGGTGTTGGCTTTGCGATCCCTTCATCAACTGTGGTCAAGATAGTCCCTCAGCTGATCCAGTTTGGTAAA GTTGTTCGAGCTGGTTTGAATGTTGAAATTGCACCTGATCTTATTGCAAACCAACTCAATGTTCGAAAGGGGGCTCTAATTTTGCAG GTTCCCAAAGATAGTTTAGCAGCTAAGGCCGGGCTTCTACCAACCACAAGAGGTTTCGCTGGTAATATAGTACTCGGTGATATAATCCTGGCTGTGAATGACAAACCC ATAAAGAACAGGGGAGAATTATTCAAAACATTGGATGAGTATAATTTAGGGGAAAAAGTAGTGCTAAAAATCCAGAGAGGCAATGACAACTTGGAGGTGCCCTTTGTTTTGGAGGAAACTAAGGAATGA
- the LOC131004861 gene encoding protease Do-like 8, chloroplastic isoform X1: MQAIIICSTSTIPPLKSLTLTSNLFSGKHLPFLGRRKLCCDVVSRLPVPPAPRSDEKNHLEVVQQNFLPENFPQTTRRTFFARLLMCCSYGYLLSSRYCPEAFALGDPSVTVEQVTPTVFPAGALFPSEERIVKLFEKNTYSVVNIFDVTLRPQLNITGVVEVPEGNGSGVVWDDQGHIVTNYHVIGNSLSRKPSTGQVVARVNILASEGIQKNFEGKLIGADRAKDLAVLKVEAPKELLRPINVGSSLSLKVGQQCLAIGNPFGFDHTLTAGVISGLNRDINSQTGVTIGGGIQTDAAINPGNSGGPLLDSKGNLIGINTAIFTQTGTSAGVGFAIPSSTVVKIVPQLIQFGKVVRAGLNVEIAPDLIANQLNVRKGALILQVPKDSLAAKAGLLPTTRGFAGNIVLGDIILAVNDKPVSPFLLHSLIDSFHVLVMNDICISNQDLLNILQIDSFPRKSLICYFLHSKATCAIQYSYLLNSCAGWRCDDLGTDKEQGRIIQNIG; the protein is encoded by the exons atGCAAGCAATAATCATTTGCAGCACTTCGACGATTCCGCCTCTCAAATCCCTCACATTGACCTCCAATCTCTTCTCCGGCAAACACCTCCCGTTTCTCGGCCGCCGCAAGCTCTGCTGCGACGTCGTATCTCGTCTCCCCGTTCCTCCTGCTCCCCG TAGCGACGAGAAAAACCACCTTGAAGTCGTCCAGCAAAATTTCCTGCCGGAAAATTTCCCCCAAACGACGCGCCGAACCTTTTTTGCCCGCTTGCTGATGTGTTGTAGCTATGGCTATCTTCTTTCCTCAAGGTACTGTCCAG AAGCATTTGCATTGGGAGATCCATCAGTGACAGTTGAACAAGTGACACCTACTGTTTTCCCTGCTGGGGCACTTTTCCCATCCGAG GAAAGAATTGTCAAACTTTTTGAGAAGAATACTTATTCTGTTGTCAACATATTTGACGTAACTTTGCGGCCGCAGCTTAATATTACTGGCGTGGTCGAG GTTCCTGAAGGAAATGGTTCAGGAGTTGTCTGGGATGATCAGGGTCATATTGTGACAAATTATCATG TTATCGGAAATTCTCTTTCAAGAAAGCCTAGCACAGGTCAAGTTGTTGCTCGTGTTAATATCCTCGCTTCTGAAGG AATACAGAAGAACTTTGAGGGTAAGTTAATTGGTGCTGATCGTGCAAAGGATCTTGCTGTATTGAAG GTTGAAGCTCCAAAGGAGCTGTTGAGGCCTATTAATGTTGGTTCGTCACTGTCTCTTAAAGTGGGTCAGCAGTGCTTAGCAATTGGAAATCCGTTTGGCTTTGATCACACCCTCACAGCTGGCGTCATTAGTGGTTTGAACAGAGACATAAACAGTCAAACTGGAGTTACCATAGGTGGAGGTATTCAGACCGATGCTGCTATCAATCCTGGAAACAG TGGTGGTCCTTTATTGGATTCTAAAGGAAATTTGATTGGGATCAACACTGCAATATTTACTCAGACAG GTACGTCCGCTGGTGTTGGCTTTGCGATCCCTTCATCAACTGTGGTCAAGATAGTCCCTCAGCTGATCCAGTTTGGTAAA GTTGTTCGAGCTGGTTTGAATGTTGAAATTGCACCTGATCTTATTGCAAACCAACTCAATGTTCGAAAGGGGGCTCTAATTTTGCAG GTTCCCAAAGATAGTTTAGCAGCTAAGGCCGGGCTTCTACCAACCACAAGAGGTTTCGCTGGTAATATAGTACTCGGTGATATAATCCTGGCTGTGAATGACAAACCCGTAAGCCCCTTCTTGCTTCATTCACTTATTGATTCCTTTCATGTACTAGTAATGAATGATATCTGCATCTCAAATCAAGACTTACTAAACATACTTCAAATTGATTCTTTCCCTAGAAAAAGCCTCATATGTTACTTCTTGCATTCAAAAGCGACCTGTGCTATACAGTATTCGTATTTGCTAAATTCTTGTGCCGGTTGGCGTTGTGATGATTTGGGTACAGATAAAGAACAGGGGAGAATTATTCAAAACATTGGATGA
- the LOC131004861 gene encoding protease Do-like 8, chloroplastic isoform X2, translated as MQAIIICSTSTIPPLKSLTLTSNLFSGKHLPFLGRRKLCCDVVSRLPVPPAPRDEKNHLEVVQQNFLPENFPQTTRRTFFARLLMCCSYGYLLSSRYCPEAFALGDPSVTVEQVTPTVFPAGALFPSEERIVKLFEKNTYSVVNIFDVTLRPQLNITGVVEVPEGNGSGVVWDDQGHIVTNYHVIGNSLSRKPSTGQVVARVNILASEGIQKNFEGKLIGADRAKDLAVLKVEAPKELLRPINVGSSLSLKVGQQCLAIGNPFGFDHTLTAGVISGLNRDINSQTGVTIGGGIQTDAAINPGNSGGPLLDSKGNLIGINTAIFTQTGTSAGVGFAIPSSTVVKIVPQLIQFGKVVRAGLNVEIAPDLIANQLNVRKGALILQVPKDSLAAKAGLLPTTRGFAGNIVLGDIILAVNDKPVSPFLLHSLIDSFHVLVMNDICISNQDLLNILQIDSFPRKSLICYFLHSKATCAIQYSYLLNSCAGWRCDDLGTDKEQGRIIQNIG; from the exons atGCAAGCAATAATCATTTGCAGCACTTCGACGATTCCGCCTCTCAAATCCCTCACATTGACCTCCAATCTCTTCTCCGGCAAACACCTCCCGTTTCTCGGCCGCCGCAAGCTCTGCTGCGACGTCGTATCTCGTCTCCCCGTTCCTCCTGCTCCCCG CGACGAGAAAAACCACCTTGAAGTCGTCCAGCAAAATTTCCTGCCGGAAAATTTCCCCCAAACGACGCGCCGAACCTTTTTTGCCCGCTTGCTGATGTGTTGTAGCTATGGCTATCTTCTTTCCTCAAGGTACTGTCCAG AAGCATTTGCATTGGGAGATCCATCAGTGACAGTTGAACAAGTGACACCTACTGTTTTCCCTGCTGGGGCACTTTTCCCATCCGAG GAAAGAATTGTCAAACTTTTTGAGAAGAATACTTATTCTGTTGTCAACATATTTGACGTAACTTTGCGGCCGCAGCTTAATATTACTGGCGTGGTCGAG GTTCCTGAAGGAAATGGTTCAGGAGTTGTCTGGGATGATCAGGGTCATATTGTGACAAATTATCATG TTATCGGAAATTCTCTTTCAAGAAAGCCTAGCACAGGTCAAGTTGTTGCTCGTGTTAATATCCTCGCTTCTGAAGG AATACAGAAGAACTTTGAGGGTAAGTTAATTGGTGCTGATCGTGCAAAGGATCTTGCTGTATTGAAG GTTGAAGCTCCAAAGGAGCTGTTGAGGCCTATTAATGTTGGTTCGTCACTGTCTCTTAAAGTGGGTCAGCAGTGCTTAGCAATTGGAAATCCGTTTGGCTTTGATCACACCCTCACAGCTGGCGTCATTAGTGGTTTGAACAGAGACATAAACAGTCAAACTGGAGTTACCATAGGTGGAGGTATTCAGACCGATGCTGCTATCAATCCTGGAAACAG TGGTGGTCCTTTATTGGATTCTAAAGGAAATTTGATTGGGATCAACACTGCAATATTTACTCAGACAG GTACGTCCGCTGGTGTTGGCTTTGCGATCCCTTCATCAACTGTGGTCAAGATAGTCCCTCAGCTGATCCAGTTTGGTAAA GTTGTTCGAGCTGGTTTGAATGTTGAAATTGCACCTGATCTTATTGCAAACCAACTCAATGTTCGAAAGGGGGCTCTAATTTTGCAG GTTCCCAAAGATAGTTTAGCAGCTAAGGCCGGGCTTCTACCAACCACAAGAGGTTTCGCTGGTAATATAGTACTCGGTGATATAATCCTGGCTGTGAATGACAAACCCGTAAGCCCCTTCTTGCTTCATTCACTTATTGATTCCTTTCATGTACTAGTAATGAATGATATCTGCATCTCAAATCAAGACTTACTAAACATACTTCAAATTGATTCTTTCCCTAGAAAAAGCCTCATATGTTACTTCTTGCATTCAAAAGCGACCTGTGCTATACAGTATTCGTATTTGCTAAATTCTTGTGCCGGTTGGCGTTGTGATGATTTGGGTACAGATAAAGAACAGGGGAGAATTATTCAAAACATTGGATGA
- the LOC131004861 gene encoding protease Do-like 8, chloroplastic isoform X5: MAIFFPQEAFALGDPSVTVEQVTPTVFPAGALFPSEERIVKLFEKNTYSVVNIFDVTLRPQLNITGVVEVPEGNGSGVVWDDQGHIVTNYHVIGNSLSRKPSTGQVVARVNILASEGIQKNFEGKLIGADRAKDLAVLKVEAPKELLRPINVGSSLSLKVGQQCLAIGNPFGFDHTLTAGVISGLNRDINSQTGVTIGGGIQTDAAINPGNSGGPLLDSKGNLIGINTAIFTQTGTSAGVGFAIPSSTVVKIVPQLIQFGKVVRAGLNVEIAPDLIANQLNVRKGALILQVPKDSLAAKAGLLPTTRGFAGNIVLGDIILAVNDKPVSPFLLHSLIDSFHVLVMNDICISNQDLLNILQIDSFPRKSLICYFLHSKATCAIQYSYLLNSCAGWRCDDLGTDKEQGRIIQNIG, translated from the exons ATGGCTATCTTCTTTCCTCAAG AAGCATTTGCATTGGGAGATCCATCAGTGACAGTTGAACAAGTGACACCTACTGTTTTCCCTGCTGGGGCACTTTTCCCATCCGAG GAAAGAATTGTCAAACTTTTTGAGAAGAATACTTATTCTGTTGTCAACATATTTGACGTAACTTTGCGGCCGCAGCTTAATATTACTGGCGTGGTCGAG GTTCCTGAAGGAAATGGTTCAGGAGTTGTCTGGGATGATCAGGGTCATATTGTGACAAATTATCATG TTATCGGAAATTCTCTTTCAAGAAAGCCTAGCACAGGTCAAGTTGTTGCTCGTGTTAATATCCTCGCTTCTGAAGG AATACAGAAGAACTTTGAGGGTAAGTTAATTGGTGCTGATCGTGCAAAGGATCTTGCTGTATTGAAG GTTGAAGCTCCAAAGGAGCTGTTGAGGCCTATTAATGTTGGTTCGTCACTGTCTCTTAAAGTGGGTCAGCAGTGCTTAGCAATTGGAAATCCGTTTGGCTTTGATCACACCCTCACAGCTGGCGTCATTAGTGGTTTGAACAGAGACATAAACAGTCAAACTGGAGTTACCATAGGTGGAGGTATTCAGACCGATGCTGCTATCAATCCTGGAAACAG TGGTGGTCCTTTATTGGATTCTAAAGGAAATTTGATTGGGATCAACACTGCAATATTTACTCAGACAG GTACGTCCGCTGGTGTTGGCTTTGCGATCCCTTCATCAACTGTGGTCAAGATAGTCCCTCAGCTGATCCAGTTTGGTAAA GTTGTTCGAGCTGGTTTGAATGTTGAAATTGCACCTGATCTTATTGCAAACCAACTCAATGTTCGAAAGGGGGCTCTAATTTTGCAG GTTCCCAAAGATAGTTTAGCAGCTAAGGCCGGGCTTCTACCAACCACAAGAGGTTTCGCTGGTAATATAGTACTCGGTGATATAATCCTGGCTGTGAATGACAAACCCGTAAGCCCCTTCTTGCTTCATTCACTTATTGATTCCTTTCATGTACTAGTAATGAATGATATCTGCATCTCAAATCAAGACTTACTAAACATACTTCAAATTGATTCTTTCCCTAGAAAAAGCCTCATATGTTACTTCTTGCATTCAAAAGCGACCTGTGCTATACAGTATTCGTATTTGCTAAATTCTTGTGCCGGTTGGCGTTGTGATGATTTGGGTACAGATAAAGAACAGGGGAGAATTATTCAAAACATTGGATGA